The Thiothrix subterranea genome has a segment encoding these proteins:
- the tuf gene encoding elongation factor Tu — MAKSKFERNKTHVNVGTIGHVDHGKTTLTAALTVVQAKKFGGESKAYDQIDAAPEEKARGITISTAHVEYESETRHYAHVDCPGHADYVKNMITGAAQMDGAILVCSAADGPMPQTREHILLSRQVGVPYVVVYMNKCDLVDDEELLELVEMELRELLSSYDFPGDDTPIVKGSARMALEGDESDIGVPSIARLIEAIDTFIPDPVRAIDGTFLMPVEDVFSISGRGTVVTGRIERGVVKVGETIEIVGIRDTKSTTVTGVEMFRKLLDQGMAGDNVGLLLRGTKREEVERGQVLCKPGSIKPHTTFEAEVYVLSKDEGGRHTPFFKGYRPQFYFRTTDVTGACELPEGVEMVMPGDNVKLVVTLINPIAMEDGLRFAIREGGRTVGAGVVAKIIA, encoded by the coding sequence ATGGCAAAAAGTAAATTTGAGCGTAATAAAACGCACGTAAACGTCGGCACAATCGGTCACGTTGACCACGGTAAAACCACGCTGACAGCGGCGTTGACAGTTGTACAGGCCAAGAAATTTGGCGGTGAGTCAAAAGCTTACGATCAGATCGATGCGGCTCCTGAAGAAAAAGCACGTGGTATCACCATTTCTACCGCACACGTAGAATATGAATCTGAAACACGTCACTACGCACACGTTGACTGCCCAGGCCATGCTGACTATGTTAAAAACATGATCACTGGTGCTGCTCAGATGGACGGCGCTATTTTGGTTTGTTCAGCGGCTGACGGTCCAATGCCACAAACACGTGAGCACATTTTGTTGTCTCGCCAAGTTGGTGTTCCATACGTTGTCGTTTATATGAACAAATGTGACTTGGTTGATGACGAAGAGTTGTTAGAACTGGTCGAAATGGAACTGCGTGAGCTGCTGTCTAGCTATGATTTCCCCGGTGATGATACCCCTATCGTTAAGGGTTCAGCACGTATGGCGCTGGAAGGCGACGAATCTGACATCGGCGTTCCATCCATTGCACGTTTGATTGAAGCTATCGACACTTTCATTCCAGACCCAGTGCGTGCTATCGACGGTACATTCTTGATGCCGGTTGAAGACGTATTCTCTATCTCTGGTCGTGGTACAGTAGTAACCGGTCGTATCGAACGTGGTGTGGTCAAAGTCGGTGAAACCATCGAAATCGTTGGTATTCGCGATACTAAATCAACTACCGTTACGGGCGTTGAAATGTTCCGTAAGTTGCTGGATCAAGGTATGGCGGGTGACAACGTTGGTTTGTTGCTGCGTGGTACTAAGCGTGAAGAAGTTGAACGCGGTCAAGTTCTGTGCAAGCCGGGTTCAATCAAGCCACACACCACGTTTGAAGCAGAAGTCTATGTTCTGTCTAAAGACGAAGGTGGTCGCCACACGCCATTCTTCAAAGGCTATCGCCCACAGTTTTATTTCCGTACTACGGACGTAACCGGCGCCTGCGAATTGCCAGAAGGCGTCGAAATGGTTATGCCAGGTGACAACGTTAAATTGGTTGTTACGCTGATTAACCCAATCGCGATGGAAGACGGTTTGCGCTTCGCTATCCGCGAAGGTGGTCGTACCGTTGGTGCTGGCGTTGTTGCCAAGATCATTGCGTAA
- a CDS encoding UDP-glucose dehydrogenase family protein has product MKVTIYGSGYVGLVTGACLAQVGNDVLCVDVDERKINMLLNGEIPIHEPSLDKMVQANIAAGRLKFTLSAAEGVAHGLFQFIAVGTPPDEDGSADLRYVLTVARSIAQHMDGYRIVVDKSTVPVGTADRVRAAMLEVLEQRAFNAEFDVVSNPEFLKEGAALDDFMKPDRIVIGTDNPRTTELMRELYAPFNRSHDRLVVMDIRSAELTKYAANAMLATKISFMNELANMAELLGADIEKVRIGIGSDPRIGYHFIYPGCGYGGSCFPKDVQALERTAREIGYNAELLSAVEAVNYRQKDKPFEKLQKHYGANLEGKTVALWGLAFKPNTDDMREASSRNLMEALWKQGVTVQAFDPVAMEECTRIYGQRPDLKLCQTAEAALEGADCLVIVTEWQQFRSPDFDAIKSKLNDPVIVDGRNLYSPEQMAKKGITYYAIGRGC; this is encoded by the coding sequence ATGAAAGTTACAATTTACGGTTCGGGCTATGTCGGCCTAGTCACCGGTGCTTGCTTAGCACAAGTGGGCAATGACGTGCTCTGCGTCGACGTTGATGAACGCAAAATCAATATGTTACTCAATGGCGAAATTCCCATTCATGAACCTAGCCTCGACAAAATGGTGCAAGCCAATATTGCCGCCGGGCGTTTGAAATTTACCTTATCAGCCGCCGAAGGCGTGGCACACGGTTTATTTCAGTTTATCGCCGTCGGCACGCCACCGGATGAAGACGGTTCGGCTGACCTGCGTTATGTACTCACCGTTGCCCGCTCGATTGCGCAACACATGGACGGCTACCGCATTGTGGTCGACAAATCCACCGTCCCGGTCGGCACGGCTGACCGAGTACGCGCAGCGATGCTGGAGGTATTGGAACAACGGGCTTTCAACGCCGAATTCGACGTGGTATCCAACCCTGAATTTCTAAAAGAAGGCGCAGCACTTGACGATTTCATGAAACCCGATCGAATTGTAATCGGCACCGACAACCCACGCACCACTGAACTCATGCGCGAACTCTACGCCCCGTTCAACCGCAGTCATGACCGATTAGTGGTGATGGACATTCGTTCCGCCGAACTCACCAAGTATGCAGCCAATGCAATGCTTGCCACCAAAATCAGCTTCATGAATGAACTGGCGAATATGGCGGAATTACTCGGCGCTGACATCGAGAAAGTGCGCATCGGCATCGGCTCCGACCCGCGCATTGGCTATCATTTCATCTATCCCGGTTGTGGCTACGGCGGTTCGTGCTTCCCCAAAGACGTGCAAGCACTGGAACGCACCGCGCGTGAAATCGGCTATAACGCCGAATTATTGTCGGCGGTAGAGGCCGTCAATTACCGCCAGAAAGACAAACCATTCGAGAAACTTCAAAAGCATTACGGTGCCAACCTCGAAGGCAAAACCGTAGCGCTGTGGGGCTTGGCCTTCAAACCCAATACCGATGATATGCGTGAAGCCTCCAGCCGTAACTTAATGGAAGCGCTGTGGAAACAAGGCGTTACCGTACAAGCCTTTGACCCGGTAGCGATGGAAGAATGCACCCGCATTTACGGGCAACGCCCTGACCTGAAACTGTGCCAGACCGCCGAAGCAGCGCTGGAAGGTGCCGATTGCCTCGTCATCGTCACCGAGTGGCAACAATTCCGCAGCCCCGATTTCGATGCCATTAAGTCCAAGCTCAACGATCCCGTCATCGTGGATGGGCGCAATTTGTATTCACCCGAACAAATGGCGAAAAAAGGCATTACCTATTACGCAATAGGGCGCGGCTGTTAA
- the secE gene encoding preprotein translocase subunit SecE: MSVHTEEQGSSLDTVKLVISIALLFLGIVGFYYFENWQGQPVSLLLRVLGLLAIVGVAVAVALSSLSGKRLLGFMKDSRLEVRKMVWPTRAETLQTTLMVMVIVLILSIFLWGVDSLLGWGVKSMLGGGSV; the protein is encoded by the coding sequence ATGTCAGTACACACCGAAGAACAGGGCTCATCGCTGGATACAGTAAAGCTTGTCATTTCTATCGCACTCCTGTTCTTGGGGATTGTGGGTTTTTACTATTTTGAAAATTGGCAAGGTCAGCCCGTCTCTTTATTGCTACGTGTGTTGGGGTTGTTAGCTATTGTCGGTGTGGCTGTGGCTGTGGCTCTATCCAGTTTGTCAGGTAAACGCTTGTTGGGCTTTATGAAGGACTCGCGTCTGGAAGTTCGCAAGATGGTTTGGCCTACTCGTGCTGAAACGTTGCAGACTACCTTAATGGTAATGGTCATTGTTCTGATTCTGTCCATCTTTCTCTGGGGTGTTGATTCCCTGCTTGGTTGGGGAGTTAAAAGTATGCTCGGCGGAGGAAGTGTCTGA
- the rplL gene encoding 50S ribosomal protein L7/L12, translating into MACTKEDMLETFANMTVTEIVDLISAIEEKFGVTAAVAVAGPAAAAEAAAVVEEQTEFNVVMTSFGANKINVIKVVRGATGLGLKEAKDMVEGVPSVVKEAASKDDAAKLKAELEAAGATVELK; encoded by the coding sequence ATGGCTTGTACTAAAGAAGATATGTTGGAAACGTTTGCCAACATGACGGTAACTGAAATCGTTGATCTGATTTCAGCGATCGAAGAGAAATTTGGCGTAACGGCTGCTGTTGCTGTCGCTGGCCCTGCTGCTGCTGCTGAAGCTGCTGCTGTGGTTGAAGAACAAACTGAATTCAACGTTGTAATGACTAGCTTTGGTGCTAACAAAATCAACGTTATCAAGGTTGTCCGTGGCGCAACCGGTCTTGGCTTGAAAGAAGCAAAAGACATGGTTGAAGGCGTTCCTTCCGTTGTGAAGGAAGCAGCAAGCAAGGACGACGCAGCGAAATTGAAAGCAGAGCTAGAAGCCGCAGGCGCTACTGTCGAACTCAAGTAA
- the rplK gene encoding 50S ribosomal protein L11, protein MAKKVIAFIKLQVPAGKANPSPPIGPALGQRGLNIMEFCKAFNAATQNLEVGLPTPVVITAYSDKSFTFVMKTTPASVLLKKAVGIKSGSAKPNSNKVGKVTVAQLEEIAKAKTPDLTAASMEAAIRTIAGTARSMGLEVEGM, encoded by the coding sequence ATGGCAAAGAAAGTCATCGCTTTTATCAAGCTGCAAGTTCCGGCTGGTAAAGCAAACCCAAGTCCACCTATCGGCCCTGCACTCGGTCAACGTGGTCTGAACATCATGGAATTCTGTAAAGCATTCAATGCTGCGACACAGAACCTTGAAGTCGGCCTGCCTACACCTGTTGTTATTACAGCGTACAGCGATAAGAGCTTTACGTTTGTAATGAAAACCACGCCAGCTTCTGTTCTGCTGAAAAAAGCAGTCGGTATCAAATCGGGTAGTGCAAAACCGAATAGCAATAAAGTTGGCAAAGTCACCGTTGCACAACTGGAAGAAATTGCTAAGGCAAAAACACCAGACTTGACAGCAGCCAGTATGGAAGCGGCAATCCGCACCATCGCAGGCACTGCGCGTAGCATGGGTCTAGAAGTGGAGGGCATGTAA
- the rplA gene encoding 50S ribosomal protein L1, protein MAKLTKRQKAIAEKIDRTKAYAISDALDTLKSLPRAKFLESVDVSFNLGVDPRKSDQVVRGSTVLPNGNGKTVRVAVFAQGANAEAATAAGADIVGFDDLAADIKAGKMDFDVVIASPDAMRVVGQLGQILGPRGLMPNPKVGTVTPDVAGAVRNAKAGQVRYRTDKGGIIHCSVGNVDFDTDKLVGNINALVADLVKMKPSTSKGIYLKKVSVSTTMGTGLTVDNASLSY, encoded by the coding sequence ATGGCAAAATTGACTAAACGCCAAAAGGCAATCGCTGAAAAGATCGACCGCACCAAGGCTTACGCCATTTCTGATGCGCTGGATACCTTGAAATCTTTGCCACGTGCCAAGTTTTTGGAAAGCGTTGACGTGAGCTTCAACCTCGGTGTTGACCCACGTAAATCTGACCAAGTCGTGCGTGGTTCTACCGTGTTGCCAAACGGCAATGGTAAAACGGTGCGTGTTGCCGTATTTGCACAAGGTGCAAACGCTGAAGCAGCAACGGCTGCTGGTGCAGACATCGTGGGTTTCGACGATCTTGCGGCTGACATCAAAGCAGGCAAGATGGATTTTGACGTAGTCATTGCCAGCCCGGACGCGATGCGTGTGGTCGGTCAATTGGGTCAAATCCTCGGTCCACGCGGTTTGATGCCTAACCCGAAAGTTGGCACTGTGACCCCTGACGTTGCTGGTGCTGTCCGCAATGCTAAGGCCGGTCAAGTCCGTTACCGCACAGACAAGGGTGGTATCATCCATTGTTCCGTTGGTAACGTTGATTTTGATACCGATAAGCTGGTTGGCAATATCAATGCGCTGGTAGCAGACTTGGTAAAAATGAAGCCATCCACGTCCAAAGGTATCTACCTGAAGAAAGTTTCCGTATCCACCACCATGGGTACTGGTTTGACAGTCGATAACGCATCACTGTCTTACTAA
- the nusG gene encoding transcription termination/antitermination protein NusG, whose protein sequence is MAMRWYVVQAYSAFENQVKRSLEERIVRFGLETSFGRVLVPTEEVVEIRDGQKRKSERKFFPGYVLVEMEMNDETWHMVKETPKVLGFIGGKADKPAPITQKEVDNIMRRVEEGAEKPRPKVLFDAGEVVRVTDGPFKDFNGVVEEVNYEKSRLLVAVQIFGRSTPVELEFYQVGKA, encoded by the coding sequence ATGGCAATGCGATGGTATGTAGTTCAAGCTTATTCTGCTTTTGAAAATCAAGTTAAGCGCTCGCTTGAAGAGCGCATTGTGCGTTTCGGTTTGGAAACGTCCTTTGGTCGTGTGCTAGTGCCTACTGAAGAAGTGGTTGAAATACGCGACGGGCAAAAGCGTAAAAGTGAGCGTAAGTTCTTTCCCGGCTACGTGTTAGTTGAAATGGAAATGAATGATGAAACGTGGCACATGGTGAAAGAAACGCCAAAGGTGCTGGGTTTCATTGGTGGTAAGGCGGATAAGCCAGCCCCCATTACGCAAAAAGAAGTCGATAACATTATGCGTCGAGTGGAAGAGGGGGCTGAAAAGCCACGCCCGAAAGTTCTTTTCGATGCGGGTGAAGTCGTGCGTGTTACTGATGGGCCATTTAAAGATTTCAACGGCGTAGTCGAAGAAGTCAATTATGAAAAAAGCCGCTTGTTGGTTGCCGTGCAAATTTTTGGTCGCTCAACGCCCGTTGAGTTGGAATTCTATCAGGTTGGCAAAGCCTGA
- the rplJ gene encoding 50S ribosomal protein L10, which translates to MALTLQEKKEIVSEVAAVAASAYSAVAAEYRGLTVAQLTTLRQNARKNGVYLRVVKNNLARIAVKGTAFECIQDGLVGPLVLAFSQEDPGSAARLIKDFKKDKAHDKMEVKFVAIDGAMLPASELDRLAKLPTRDQALATLAAVLRAPLDKFARTLAALRDQKAEAAGISLD; encoded by the coding sequence GTGGCATTAACACTGCAAGAGAAAAAAGAGATTGTCTCTGAAGTGGCCGCAGTTGCTGCAAGTGCTTATTCTGCGGTAGCTGCTGAGTACCGTGGATTGACCGTAGCTCAACTCACTACGTTGCGTCAAAACGCACGTAAGAATGGGGTGTACCTGCGTGTTGTGAAGAATAATCTGGCGCGAATCGCTGTTAAAGGTACTGCTTTCGAGTGTATCCAAGACGGTTTGGTTGGCCCGTTGGTATTGGCGTTTTCTCAGGAAGACCCAGGCTCAGCGGCACGCCTGATTAAAGACTTCAAGAAAGACAAAGCCCATGACAAGATGGAAGTAAAGTTCGTCGCTATCGACGGCGCTATGCTCCCAGCTTCTGAATTGGATCGTCTGGCGAAATTGCCAACTCGCGATCAGGCACTGGCCACCTTGGCTGCTGTCCTGCGTGCACCGTTGGATAAATTTGCTCGCACTCTTGCTGCATTGCGTGACCAAAAAGCTGAAGCCGCTGGCATTAGCTTGGATTGA
- a CDS encoding translocation/assembly module TamB domain-containing protein produces MNQWLKHLLVNPLLVIFLLLLLVLGSVAFLTLSQTGTRFLVNNAPYFVSGLTLENVEGTLATGLKASRIRWESDSATLEADNVDLDSQVEVASPPTLRVSRLLADKLVIRLPESQEAAASSPFELMSIALPLNLDAQQIRIKELEVWQGEHPLRLRDVQLDAQAHDGKLHLDNLQAELYDAQGKVDVALDGTMQLAKPHELALRVVVDANSTTWGVGTAKADVGGELLQYTLYMTADWAYAAYPRYQGTLQGKGSFVDLTVAQLQLNGAAGALSATGHVDWQDALIWQAEVDGSQLNPEAFLKDWPAALDVQLRSGGTFQQGKLQATTLNVTRLQGKLREYPVDISGQGDWNSKVINLQALDAKVGDNRLLANGAASDKLDINWQIDAPKLAQLDPRLRGNAKGKGTLQGLLDGSQLQLDVADLSGNVEGYDLNAKGKLAWGDAKLAAQEVVIQSGGNRLEVSGQATAPFDLRWKVDAKNLAKAWKGLEGSLQGEGIFKGKLEAPEIQADLTGSKLRYQDYRLGALDLQAQQVGERYEVDGKLKDFKTGETLIQAATIEGQGTITSHQVKAQVTHESGKLDVTANGGWKNGQWQGTIPSLALRDTPAGDWKTVAPINLQASAKAFSGSLICLNNQVARACGKPAWTPAAGFSIAGDLQEIPLVMLRQWLPDTVNVVGTANADYRFEQRGGKPVASVALRLPDSSVSVRGSKGKTETVQYSNTRADVSLNDRQMEVQAQLDLVSYGQLRADGRIDLSPTDGNHRINARLNASLPDIAWLERFSPQIDRLQGKVAGDVQISGLLKQPVVNGEVRLTEGQVHLPEAGVKLDAINLNMQASGTERATINGSLRAGGGTMTANGVLSLANLPQWEADVSLQGNRLKLMDTHEIQAWVSPDLRIQASPSEVAISGSVLIPEATVSLREIPQTASARSDDVVIVGRSAATAVAGEPATVLVKDAPLNIKPNVVIELGDKVTFNGFGLDARLTGKLRVLRTRQDIIAEGVLNVVDGVYKAYEQRLAIERGRLIFNGPLNNPGLDVRAVREVADGDIKVGISLAGTVQQPESTLFSTPLQTQSDTLSYLLTGRAMSSLSGDQSSLLMEAITGLGIAGGENLAQRLGGSLGLDDVSLKAKNGDFDQSELALGKRLGARLYVRYIVGLFDSLQRVAITYQINKHLQVEAQAGLQQGVDLIYKIDTDTGPLRR; encoded by the coding sequence GTGAATCAATGGCTGAAACATTTATTGGTTAACCCCTTGCTGGTCATTTTTCTACTCCTGTTGCTGGTGTTAGGAAGTGTTGCTTTCCTAACCTTGTCGCAAACCGGTACGCGGTTTTTGGTAAATAATGCGCCTTATTTTGTTTCTGGTCTCACGCTGGAAAATGTCGAAGGCACGCTGGCAACGGGTCTCAAAGCCAGTCGTATCCGCTGGGAAAGCGACAGTGCCACATTGGAAGCTGACAATGTAGACCTGGATAGTCAGGTGGAAGTGGCTTCTCCGCCGACCTTACGGGTCAGCCGTTTGCTGGCTGATAAATTGGTGATTCGCTTGCCGGAAAGTCAGGAGGCGGCAGCCAGCAGTCCGTTTGAATTAATGTCGATTGCATTGCCACTGAATCTCGATGCCCAACAAATCCGCATCAAGGAACTGGAAGTTTGGCAAGGTGAACACCCATTGCGCTTGCGTGATGTGCAATTGGATGCGCAAGCCCATGACGGAAAATTACACCTCGATAATTTGCAAGCTGAGCTTTACGACGCACAAGGCAAGGTCGATGTGGCATTGGATGGCACGATGCAATTGGCTAAACCGCACGAGCTGGCGTTGCGTGTGGTTGTGGATGCGAACAGCACAACGTGGGGTGTCGGTACAGCGAAAGCTGATGTGGGCGGCGAGTTATTGCAATATACCCTCTATATGACGGCGGATTGGGCTTATGCCGCTTACCCGCGCTACCAAGGCACTTTGCAGGGAAAGGGTTCGTTTGTTGACCTCACGGTAGCGCAATTGCAGCTTAATGGTGCGGCGGGGGCGCTGAGTGCCACGGGGCATGTGGATTGGCAGGATGCGCTGATTTGGCAAGCCGAAGTTGACGGCAGCCAGTTGAATCCAGAAGCGTTTCTCAAAGACTGGCCTGCTGCGCTTGATGTGCAACTGCGTTCGGGCGGCACCTTTCAGCAGGGTAAATTGCAAGCAACGACACTGAACGTGACGCGCTTGCAGGGCAAGTTGCGTGAATATCCTGTGGACATAAGCGGGCAGGGCGACTGGAACAGCAAGGTCATCAATCTGCAAGCGCTGGATGCCAAAGTTGGCGATAACCGCTTGCTGGCAAATGGTGCTGCCAGCGACAAACTCGACATCAACTGGCAGATAGATGCGCCAAAACTGGCACAGCTTGACCCGCGTTTACGCGGCAATGCCAAGGGTAAGGGGACGTTGCAGGGGCTGCTCGATGGTTCGCAATTGCAACTCGATGTGGCGGATTTATCCGGCAACGTGGAAGGTTACGACCTCAATGCCAAGGGTAAACTCGCTTGGGGCGATGCCAAACTCGCCGCGCAAGAGGTGGTGATTCAGTCCGGCGGCAATCGGCTCGAAGTGTCCGGGCAAGCCACCGCGCCCTTTGATTTGCGCTGGAAAGTGGATGCCAAAAATCTTGCCAAAGCGTGGAAAGGTTTGGAAGGCAGTTTGCAGGGCGAAGGCATTTTCAAAGGCAAATTAGAAGCGCCAGAGATTCAGGCGGATTTAACCGGCAGCAAATTGCGTTATCAGGATTACCGGTTGGGCGCGTTGGATTTGCAGGCACAGCAAGTGGGTGAACGCTATGAGGTGGACGGTAAGCTTAAGGATTTCAAAACGGGTGAAACCCTGATTCAGGCAGCAACTATTGAGGGGCAGGGGACAATCACTAGTCATCAAGTGAAGGCGCAAGTGACCCATGAGTCGGGCAAGCTTGATGTAACTGCGAACGGCGGTTGGAAAAATGGACAATGGCAAGGCACGATTCCTAGCCTTGCATTGCGCGATACTCCGGCGGGTGATTGGAAGACGGTTGCGCCGATTAATTTGCAGGCGTCTGCTAAGGCGTTTAGTGGTTCGCTGATTTGTTTGAACAATCAGGTGGCGCGTGCTTGCGGCAAACCGGCATGGACACCTGCTGCGGGATTCAGCATTGCGGGGGATTTGCAGGAAATTCCGCTGGTGATGTTGCGTCAGTGGTTGCCGGATACCGTGAATGTGGTAGGGACAGCCAATGCCGATTACCGTTTTGAGCAACGTGGCGGCAAGCCGGTGGCGAGTGTTGCGTTACGGTTGCCCGATAGTAGTGTCAGTGTGCGTGGGAGTAAGGGCAAAACCGAAACGGTTCAATACAGCAATACCCGTGCGGATGTCAGCCTCAATGACCGGCAGATGGAGGTGCAGGCGCAACTGGATTTGGTGAGTTATGGGCAATTACGTGCCGATGGGCGTATCGACCTGTCGCCCACGGATGGCAATCATCGGATTAATGCTCGCCTGAATGCCTCACTGCCGGATATTGCGTGGTTGGAACGTTTTTCACCGCAGATTGACCGTTTGCAGGGCAAAGTGGCGGGTGATGTGCAAATCAGTGGTTTGCTCAAACAGCCGGTTGTGAATGGCGAGGTGCGCTTAACCGAGGGGCAAGTGCATTTGCCGGAAGCGGGGGTGAAATTGGATGCGATTAATTTGAACATGCAAGCCAGCGGAACAGAACGTGCCACGATTAACGGTTCGTTGCGGGCGGGCGGCGGCACTATGACAGCCAACGGGGTGTTGTCGTTAGCAAACCTGCCGCAGTGGGAGGCGGATGTGAGCTTGCAAGGCAATCGGCTCAAGTTGATGGATACGCATGAAATACAGGCATGGGTTTCCCCCGATTTGCGGATTCAAGCCAGCCCTAGCGAGGTGGCGATTAGCGGTAGCGTGTTGATTCCTGAAGCGACGGTGAGTTTGCGGGAAATTCCGCAGACTGCCAGTGCGCGTTCGGATGATGTGGTGATTGTGGGGCGTAGCGCTGCTACAGCCGTTGCGGGTGAGCCAGCGACCGTTTTGGTGAAAGATGCGCCGTTGAATATTAAGCCCAATGTGGTGATTGAACTGGGCGATAAGGTTACATTCAATGGCTTTGGTTTGGATGCGCGACTGACGGGCAAATTGCGGGTGTTGCGTACCCGTCAGGATATTATTGCCGAAGGCGTGCTCAATGTCGTGGATGGGGTTTACAAGGCGTATGAACAGCGCTTGGCGATTGAGCGCGGGCGGTTGATTTTCAATGGCCCGTTGAATAATCCGGGGCTGGATGTGCGAGCGGTGCGCGAAGTGGCTGATGGTGACATCAAAGTGGGTATTTCACTGGCTGGCACGGTGCAACAGCCGGAATCGACGTTATTTTCCACTCCCCTGCAAACGCAAAGCGATACCTTGAGTTATTTGCTGACTGGGCGGGCAATGTCCAGTTTAAGTGGTGATCAATCATCCCTATTAATGGAGGCGATTACGGGTTTGGGCATTGCGGGGGGCGAAAATCTTGCGCAACGTTTAGGGGGGAGCTTGGGTTTGGATGATGTGAGCCTGAAGGCCAAAAACGGCGATTTCGACCAAAGTGAACTGGCCTTGGGCAAACGTTTAGGGGCAAGGCTCTACGTGCGTTATATCGTGGGTTTGTTTGACTCGTTGCAACGGGTGGCAATTACTTATCAAATTAACAAGCACTTACAGGTTGAGGCGCAAGCAGGTCTCCAGCAAGGTGTCGACTTGATTTACAAGATCGACACCGATACTGGCCCGCTGCGGCGTTGA